Within Dromaius novaehollandiae isolate bDroNov1 chromosome 15, bDroNov1.hap1, whole genome shotgun sequence, the genomic segment AGGAACTGGTGAGTCTCCGGCCAAGTCAACTTTCCAGTTACCATTTTTCCAACAGGCCTATGGTCCCTTGAGCCCCACCTGGACTGGGTGGCCCATGGTCTGGTTACAAGTACGTGATCTCTATGACGTTAGGCTCCGCGTTCCTGCAGGGAAGGTGGTGCTTACATGAGCACTGGTAGCTTGCCCCAGCCGTGTCCTTGCTGTCCAGCTCTCGCTGGCAGTACTGAGCTGACTGCTTCTTCTGGGAGCCCAGCTTCTTCCAGTCCGTGAGGTACACACCGCCGTTCAAGTCCTGCGGCATGGGCTCATGGTAAAGGGTGATTTGGATGGTGCGGAGATGAGGGCCATAGTGCACCACAATGATAATGAAGACAGCCAGGAGGACAAAGACGACAACGATTACAGAGATCATAGGCAGGGCATCGGACTTCTTTGTCACACTCTTAACAACAGAGGTGGGAGTGAATCCGGCTGAGTCCTGGGGCTCGGGCTGTCTCAGCTGGCTGCTGGGGGCAGAGACGTTCATGGCTCAGCAGGCTAACC encodes:
- the SMIM33 gene encoding small integral membrane protein 33, which translates into the protein MNVSAPSSQLRQPEPQDSAGFTPTSVVKSVTKKSDALPMISVIVVVFVLLAVFIIIVVHYGPHLRTIQITLYHEPMPQDLNGGVYLTDWKKLGSQKKQSAQYCQRELDSKDTAGASYQCSCKHHLPCRNAEPNVIEITYL